TACAGTACCAATTAAAAGTGCAAATTAAGCAAGCGTCGAGATCGACGGAATTAagcgctcgccggcggcccTTCCTTGTCGGCCTGTGGGAGCTAGCTTCTCGTCGACGGACGGAGAGCTCTCAGTCCATCTCCTCCGATCAACCCTATCGAAAACCAAATTAAGCTAGTCAACACGCCACAGGAAGCCTGAGTTGGGCGGAAAAGCTCACTCACGTGAGCTCTCTCGCTGTCATCCGGGCAGCCGGTAGCACAAGGCGGTTTTGGAGGATCGCGTGACGGCCGGGGGATTCGTCGGTGCGCGTGACATTGTTTTTTCGTCGTAACGTGAGTATGCAATGTTTTCGGGCAAAAACACTTGCAAGAATCGTGCGCTTGAATCAACTTGATAGACGGACGGACGGAAAGTCCTCATTTATCCGGCGCTTATATGGAGATGATGGTATATCGACGTTCTGATCCATCGAAGAATCCAGATGTTCAGTTTCACGAGAAAGAGATCCcttatacggagtataaaacATCACGAGAAAGAGATCCcttatacggagtataaaacatcacgagaaagaaaaacgaaaaaacGAGTTTACAAAGTACGCAAGCAATCTTGGTTTGCACATTTGTGGCGCATGTTAGACTCGTTGCGCAAGGTTAAATGGTTCAGTGCTTTTCATAGAGCGAAAATGGTTAGCATTTCGTACGGAGTAATAAAAAAGTGTCGCCTTATCATGTTCTTTTGTAAGGAGAGTTGTAGAACAATAAGCATTATCCGGATCCAGAAAAGCGTGAAGGATTCAATGTGTAGCTCGCACTTCAAAAGTTGAACGAACGGATCTCGCAAAAGCGCTAAAGATTTCTCCGAATAGGGTTTTCCATTTAGCAAGTTGTACTGCCTAATAGTggatatgtatttttttacaaacatGTGCTCTCGCGATCTCACCTTGCCACGCTCAGCCAGTAGAAGAGAccttaatttctttcttttatgaGTTTTAAGAAGAAAGCTTGTTTCAATTCATAAAAAGAGGATGTGCTCCGTTGGGTTTGGTTGCCTTCCGGCACCTATTCCGCGAAATCCGCCTATTTTCATTTCTTTGAAGACCGTCCTGTCTCCCCGGCTTGGACCCAGATTTGAAGGTGCTGGGCACCACTGAAATGTCGCATTTGGCTCTGGCTTGCCCGTGCTAACCGCTGCTGGACGACGGATCGCCTGGAGCGTCGTAACCTTTCCTTCTGCGCTCTCTGCCCTTTGTGTGACCAAGCGTCGGAGACCATGTCGCACCTTCTTGTGGACTGCCCCTTTTCGAAGTCGGTTCTCCATGAGGTCTTCTCCAAGGCGAATGCTCTTTGCTGCCTACCACGTCCCTCCGAGACCCTTGAGACTTGGCTTACAGCTGGAGCCCGGAGGTTCCGGGGTAAAGTAAATGCTGCACGATCACTTCTCACTCTCTTTCTTTGGCGCCTTTGGAAACTTCAGAACGGTTGCATCTTTGAAGCCACTAGGCCGGTGGTGTCTCGGCTTGTCGAGGACATCCTTGTGGAGGTTGATCTGTGGCGTGCCGCTGGTGCACGCGCACTAAATCACCTCCCCCTCCATGCGCATCCTCCGGACTTAGGCCCTCCCCCCTCCCTGTATAGTGACTttgacttctttttttccgttctctcctttttttgttttgagcaTGTTGGGTCTCACCTTTTGTTGCCTTCGTTTGTACTTGTGATTCTTGCGCttttttcttaatgaaaatgacacgccGAGAGAAACCATCTAATCGTGGCTGCTCTTTACGCTCCAATCACTGCCTCATATATCTTGGTGGCCTCTGATGATAATTAATAGTACTCGGCAGACTGGAGTATCTCCTACCCCGTCTTAAAAGCCTTGAAAGTTTCTTAACAAAAGATATGATATAGACAGTAGACACAACATGTATCAATCATGtcaccaaaaaagaaaaacacaactCTACAAAATGAGCTGTGGATCGGCTCATCATCACTATGAGCATTGAATTTATCATTTGTTCCCTCAAACTATTAAGTTCAGTTTCGAATATTTGTGAAGTGATAGGTATAATATGTGCCGCATTAGCACTGCATGTCAAATTATTTTTGCTAGTAACTTGTATTACTAGATGGATTACAAACTTAAAAATGTCCAGGGAATACCTCACGCAAGAAAGAAGGACACTCCAATCTCCTTTAACTGCATGCGTGATGCGTCGTATAAACCACTACGGAAAGGAATCCCGCAGTCACGCATGATAGCACGAAGAGCATGGAGCTATACACAAAAGCTCCATGGAAATCGGTGTTTCGCTACGCGGCTGAGACAAATTTTGTCGTACCTAGCACCGAGGGCTGATAGGAATCCAAGACGCACACAACCTCACGGCCTCACCTCCATTCACgtccactgacaggtgggcctcaTTCCCCATCCTGGGCCAGCCACAAGGGGTGGATTTGGTCGTTGGATGACCGGCTCCGTCtttattttcctttgttttgttcGTGCGTGTGGCGAGGCAGGTGCAGGTCGAGGTTTTGGCGATGGGGCGCCCGTAGACTCGGAGGTATCTCGGTGGGCTACGGGAAAGATCTTTGTGGGCTGTGGCGGCGGGATTGGACAAAACCGGCCCTTGGATTCTCcaggcgccgcccgccgggaCCTTTTGGCCCCAAATTACAGGGTTTGCCTCTCCTGTTGTACGGCCACGCGCGGATGGATGGCTATCACGTGTTGGACTCTTCTCCGTGTGCTACTGCTAGTGCTACTCGCTCTCATTTTTCACTACGGAGTAAAATCTTTTCAAGCTCGTGTAGGCAAGGCAACACATCTTGGAAGATATAAGTACATCAATATACTGCAAAAATTGGAGCACTAACCATGGTCCCTAGCGGATGAAGTTTTTCGATACACGATGGCCCGTGTGTGTCGCCCGAGAGATTTTACCAGCAGCCAGTACTCGAAGCTGACAAGCTAGGGGCGAATTAACTTTACCTTGTTGGAACCGAAAGGCTGCCTCCTTCCAGGCATTTTGCAATACCCTGACTCCTGCGAGGCCACTCTGATTTGAACTGCTCCGTCCTTCCTCGAACCGTGGAGCCGTACATATGGAAACTGAACCTTCTTCTGTGAGTGCGGCTGGGTAGGAGAGAAACGACAGCGAGTCGTGCTGTGGCGCACCCTACGGGAAGCAAGCGACAGGTGGTGTCACTGGTGTGGTGTCTTCGTCGACGCTGTCGTCTCCGGCTCTGCTGTATTTGCTTGGTTCAGGAAACTCTTCGAACACCTGGCTGAGTGGCTGATGTTTAACATTGCCGCGGCCATCGAGAATTCGGGTATGCATTCCCTGGAAAGTTCATGTGCAGCAGGTAATCTGCCCTTTGAAAATACCTCGACAAATGCTAATCCCCATACCCTTATAGCGTGTACGGATCTCtcagcttctttttttgaactgaAATATCACACCTTCTTCGGTTAATGTTCAGCACTACATAGCATGCAAGTTTTACATCGGTTGGTATTTTCCTTGTCTACCACCGCAAGAGATTAATGGTCCTGCAACTGCAATACATCTCTCTAGTCCTTTTTTTAGCGGGCAATTCTCTCTCTAATCCTGATCATCGACCGGAAGTTCCTTGAGAAGAACGATGTATTCGGTTGGACTGTTCCCGTAAGCAAAGAGGTCGGTTAACCAAAATGACTCGAAATAACAACTTGAATGACTTGAAATAAAAAGCACAGAGAGTAGGAATCAGGAAGAGTGTGTATTGACTTGTATTGAACTGACTAGCTTCCTTTACCAAGATTACAAATGATACAATGTTTGGAATGCAATACCATTATTTTGATTGGTACAGTTTTGACAACAGAAATGCCATTTGGGCTGAGCACAGCACTACAGCAGACACCCAGCTGCTTTCATGTCAGTTGTCACCAACtgaatgatcaaagtttagTAAACTTCTTTCTTCAGTGTTTGGCAGACTTCTTTCTGCTTCTACTCAAATATTGGCAGATCAAGAGGCTTACTCTTTGACCTGCTTAGCGCATCTCTTGAAGACGTCGATAGCGATAGCGCAGAGAAGGCCTTTGCATGAGATCCTTTGTCCATGTCTAAGAAGAGGCGATGCCTGTCAAGGGGCAGTGCCGGGGATCGGCTTCAGAGTTAGCAGAGACAAACCAAATATATGATATGCCATGGGAAGAAAAATCTTACCATCTAGAGTCTGATGTCAATTCTGGATGAAAAGCAGTGGCGAGGATGTTCCCTTGCCGTACCGCAACAATTACCCGATCTTTGGAATACATACCTTCCTGCCAGAGTAATGCATTGCACGTCAGTGCACAGAAGAGATACAGAGTTAATTCTAAATATGTCATGCAAGAAAGGAAATTTGGACTCTCTCATTTTATAATGCATTCATTATGGTAGTTGCCAGAGTAATGCGATGCACGTCAGTGCACAGAAGAGATCAAGAGCTAATTCCAAATATGTCACGCAAGAATGGCAATTTAGACTCTCGTTTTTAATGGTGCATTCATTACGATAGTTGCTACTTAGTATTTTGCAACAGCATGTTTTGTCAGCAAAGTACCTTGATGAAACGATAGGAATCATATCAGCGCATACTTCTAGGATAGTTCAAATGAAAAGCTACAACCAGATAACACATCTGATGCAGAAAATAAACAGTATACATATCACATTAGCAACTATCTAGTGTAGTGTGAGCATAGCAACATTGAACAAGAGGAGAAAACCCGTGTTCACAATGATCATTATATAAATTCAACTACTTTGGACAATACAaatctattttgttttgaaagaACAGAATATAATCAGTTACAGaatctttactcttataaataTTCAAGTTGGTGGTTGTCTGTTCACTACGCCAAGACTGCTTTCTAGCTTGTTGAGGAATTACAATAATTGCCACCCATTCTATGTGGCAGATATACAGAACatatcatgatcttttgattGTTCTTTAGCACAACTTAGGGAGACAGTATTGGAATATTATGATCAAACCTCAAAACCCTCGCCAGATGTTATTGTAATGCTGGCTCTACCAGCAGGGACAGGACAATCAGCCAATATTTCAACATCTGATCCTACTTCCAAGATACCAGGTGCTCGAATAAATACGCCACGGCATGTATGactccctccttccttctCTGCAAGCATTGGCACTGAAAGTTCGGTTTCAAAGCTCTGAAGCTGCAAGAGAAATAATTCGCAATCATATTCATGTACATTATCTCgatatttttttctgaaaatttacAATTCAAATGACATTGCTAACTAGATCAGTCATTAATTAGAGAAAATGATCCTCAAAGAGTCAAATTTACCTGACTCCCAAAAAAGTTCCGGTGGACTGTACAATCTAGTCCTCCAACAAACTCCTGGCCTCCTGATTTTTGTCCTGCAGGTAACAATACTCAATGATCACAACAATACATAAATTAATTACACTGTAAAACTAAAGCATCCACTGATTGGTGACCAACGTACCTACCGCCTTGTTTGCAAGGAAAATGAGCCCAGCACAAGTTCCCCACACGGGCTTTCCTGCACCAACAAATTCTCGGAGTGCAGGAAACTGAAAAACAGATGAAGTGAAATGTTGGAACATTACATAGTGTAAATAAGTAAAGACTTATGGTGTACTCTGCGAGTAtaaaaacttgagacattaCAAATGGAACATAGGAAGGTGCACTTCCCGCGAAGAAAAGATGTATAGTCAAATATAATGGATGCAAATCTAGCTTTGTACAAAATTACCAGTAACAGTTCACTCATTAGCAATCTTTCTAATCTCAGGAAAAAAATGTAGTGGTAAACTGCATGTCAAACTATTTATAGCACCTGCATAGTTGCGCATAAAATTTAGCCTTAAGGAGTATTCTGAGTTTCTGACTCGTCACACACTCACACTATTCATAGAAAAAGTCAAGGGAAGCAAAAAATTCTTCCTTACAGGTTGCCAGCAGTGGACCACATGTCTATAAGAGTACAAGACTACATTCCATCTTCAATAAATGGAAGCTCGAGGCAAAATGGTAATCGCGTTTTTTATGTCTTCACATTTCTACGGCCTTAAGCTGCTAGCTACAGgaattttatactccctccgtccaacaagggatgtctcaactttgactaaatttaaatgcattttctatacattaagtcatgtctagatacatccaatttttgacgaacttgaaacatcttttgttggacggaggacaTATAGAAAATATCCATATGCGGTGCCCTTTTCAGAATTGTATATTGAGCAGTCAGCACTAGACAGAGAAGAGCAATCTAATTTGCCTTTCATATAGCTATCCTTTTCTTTCGACCAATAAAAGGAAGCACCAAAATAAACTATCTTAGAAACATGATCAAATGATGCACATCCTACCAAATGCGAGTGCCCTTTTCTTTGGTCTGATCACTGCGCGCATAACAAGCATTTAGGTGTTTATCAACCAATTTTGGCATTACTTGATAAGGAGTTATTAACATGGCATGGCCGATACGGAAATTGAGAAGTGACTGTCGATCATGCAGAAACGGGATACCGGCAAAAACGtacaaggttgtggtagttggCGAGCTTGGCCATGGTGGTGCTCTCGCCGCCGGGGATGATGAGCGAGTCGAGGCCCTGCAGCTGCTCCGGCTTGCGCACCTCCACCCCCTTCACCCCGATCCTCCTCAGCGCTGCGCAGACACCCGACAGAATCAAAAAATGCCTACACAAACCTGCATAATAAAGGCGAGAGAAATGAGCGTTTACCGGCCATGTGCTCGTTGTAGGATCCCTGCAGCGCGAGGACGCCGACCACCGCCATCGCTCCCCGCCTCTCTGTGTCTCTCCCTTGGGAATTGGGGTGCGTGGCTTCGTCTTAATAGGTGGGGTGGTGGTCAGAGTCTTAGGGACAGAGGCGGGTGGTGTTTGGTGGTGGCGTCACCAGATGGGATGGAAGGGAGCGAAAgggaagggaggaagaaggtgcACGTtgcccgtggcggcggcgagccggcgACCACACCCGGTGACTGACGGAGATAGACGAGAGACGGGGTGAGAAAAATGTTTTTACAGTGGGAGTTGCGCGATCTTGGCCGTCCGATCAGGGAAGTGTCAGACAATACGGTTGTGTTTACAATTTCATGGGCTGCCTTGGGCCAAAATTCATTTGCCTCATGGAGTCATGGTTAGTATGGGCCGGAAAGCACACGAAGCAAGCAACCACCAGAATTCCTGATCCATCCGTACTTAGATCTGCGGGGCTCCCGTGGtgtccaaagtccaaactaGTGCGGGCTGCCCGTGCCCCGCAACGGCCCAGGCTATGGCTTTGGTGGAGATCATTTTAGCACAGGTCGAAACAAATATCAACGACAAAGATATCTCGtacccctcaaaaaaaaaagacaaagatATCTCGtattctcagaaaaaaaaaagacaaagatATCTCGTAGAACCATAGTCTACACTGTTTGTTTGGAAGCCCCGAAGGAGTTCGGCAAGCATTGGTCCACCGAATGTGTAGGCCGAACAATCTTCCTAAAGttaggtagtgtttggttggagAACGAGGTAGAACGTAATGGAACGGTTATATTCCAACAGGAATGAAATGTAATGAAACGGTTCTATTTTCATATATTCTAGAAACCAAACACCTACAACCACTGATTCCACTTGAAACCAAGtgatttctattttttttgaggaatgaGATGGTCAAACATATTAGAAGAATATTACCTTTTGAGGAACCAAGCGGCTCCATTCCAGTTTTTAATATTTTATGAACCAAACACAAGAATTATCTCAATTATTAGACACATTTCATTACATTTCAACTCATTCTCACATCCAAACACTACCTTAGTTTACCTACTTCAAGAAGGCCAGACAGCTTCGATGAACTAGTCTCTGTTCCAACAACGACTACTCCATTTAGAGGGTCTACCGAGGTTCACTAAACAGCAACCAAGCAAAGAGGACAGGAGCGTGCAGCATTCCAAACTTCAAAGTGAGCTCTATCTTTACAGAATGCTTTCGTCCGCAGACTGCAAGTCTTGTATCTCTGAGAGATGAGACCCGTGGCATCACCGAAGGCACCAAAAACCACCAAGGACGAGAACTGAAGAGACAGAAATGATGGTCAATATGGCCCTCGAGTAATCTTGTTCGAAGCCCCTCGAGTTCCACCATCCAGCACTGATTTTGGTGTTGACTTTTAGACATTGCTGACTTTAAGGTATGTGTCTTCCGTCAATcaactcttcttcttttttcttgcattAAAATCAGTGGCAGACATAACTGATGATCATTCTTTTAATCTTGATGGGTACATCTTCTTTGCTTTAATTCCACATTCTACTAGTAGTATTGCTGATGACGATCATGCTTTTAACGTCAGGATTTCGATTTCAACGCCAGTCAGTAAGCAAAGCCAGCACACGTATCCAATCGAAAGTCCATTTCATATTTTCCGGCTGCTTCAGCTCTGACGCATTTGTTTTGCATCCTCTTAATTAAATTATTGAAGGAGTAGTAACTCTTATAGCTGACGACTGGATttgatctccttggcctctcTTCAGATATTTCTGCTCTTGTTTCGCGGCATGCATCTCTGTGAGTATTTTATCATACGTCCAGCTTTCTCGATCGATGCTATTATCTCAGGCTCACATAATCACGTGCCACCCGAACGATGTTCACAGGATGATACTGGTCGACTGCCAGCGGATCGAGACGAAACCCGGATAAGATTAGTGGTCGGCATTTGCAGTGTCCAGCGTCCAGTCTGGGTTAAGGTTCCAGGAGAGAGCACTTTCGTCCTACCCCATTACAAATTAAATTACCCTACCTAATCCAAACCCTCCTCAGTGCCTAGCTAGCTTCGGCTGCTGCCTGTACGAGCGGATAAGAATCAAGGTTGGCGAAGGCGCCTTTGAAAGAGTAGTACAGTATAATGAATCGTCTGAcgggaaaaagaaagaaagaggagagTATTATAGTAATCGGGTGGTGGTGTTTGAAAGTTCAGAGAACCCGCTGCTTTTGCTAGTGCCATGGGCCCGCGTGCACATCACCCGTACGTGGTGGCCGGCTTCGGTTAGCTTCGAGATGCGCGCGATTACGACATGCCACTTGATAATCCGGTGATTAGATAGAGCCTGGGGCCTGGGGCGTGTGTTAAGTTATCCTGATCGATCTCATGAACTCGGTTGACTTCCCGGCCGGTGCTCTGGTCTTTCTTAAGCTGACGGTGGGGATTGCAACTTTGCAAGTGGATGATGGGTCGAGCAGGAATTGAATTGATTTCGCTCTGTCTCTATAGCTTGAGTACAGCGCTGTGTGTATAAGTGGAGAAGAAGGTTCCAGAAACTTGTGGCAATTTTGAGTGAACTGGAAATGAGCACCCAAACCTCGTATGTCCTATGTCTGAATTTATGCAGATCTTCGTCAGAAGGATGTTCCCCAATTCAAGAACTAAACATTTTCAATCTAGCATCTCGTGAGTTTATCTCACAAAGTTGAGTTGGGGTGATcttctttgcttttcttttttccatatATAACATCGAGCATCCGAGGACCAGACACAAGACAACGGTTTcagagagaaaacaaaagatgaacgaataaaaaagaagaagaagcaggtgTTAGCGTGGCGTTGGGGTGGAGGTGAGTCACCGCAAGGGCCGGCCACAAGTGGCGCCTCCGGGACGTGCCGCGGTGACGTCTCCAGCTACAGACCGAAAGGGACGGACACGGGCTCGGACATATTCAGGGGGCAGATGGCGACAAGAACGGCTACTCCTTCCACGGTGCAGGTCTACTTAGATGATAGGATAGCAACTACTGCTACATTAGTTAAATCAAAGATCTCTGCGACGGAGGAGTACAAAAATATGGACAAGTTGCTCAATTCAATACAGAGGGCATTTCGTATTTCGTGCTCTCGTCCAACTGTATTTTACTATGATGCCTTCCGACTAGTCTACGAATCCCTCCccaattttcattttttacgAGTATCAAAACGGTGTCGCTTTAGTTGATCTTTTCGTTTTGGTAGTGAAATGGTATTTGGAAAATGTAAGCATGGCTGCTAGGCTGACACGGCAAGTGATGCAGCGTACTACTTTGGTGATCTGGAAGCCGTCGTCTGGAAGGAGTGATGTAGTCAAACATGTTTTCTAAAGATGCGGATGCAGTTTACTGTGCTTCGGTCGATCCAGAAACAATTGTGGAACGAATGATCGATTCGGATAAATGTTCAGCAAGATTTATAGATTTTGAACAGAAATGCTGCTCAGAAAGATGCTTTTTTATCAATTTTTCGTTATGCATTACACTGTCTGCTTTATTcagtattttattttagtaTGGTAGGTGAGTGGAGAAATACTCCCAACAACCAAGACGAAAAAAAGGCAGAGGGAAGGAGAGGAGACTTGCAACAGAAGAGAGAAGCAAGTTGCGAGTgagaggcggaggagggtTGTCATAAGGAGGACATGCTCTCATCCAGGTCCCCCTCCTCTCTGCCTGTCTCCTCTAACTCCCTCTCTAGATCTGTCGTGTTTTCTTGCTATCGCCGATCGTTTCTTGTGCTATCTGGCtggttccttggtggatctaGCCGGTTCCTTGGTATTTGCCTGGCTTTTGTGTTGATTTGGTGTTGAGATTTGTGGTTGCATTCTTGGGTTGAAGTTCAACCGTGGTGGTCGTGTCAGTGTGGTCTTGTCATCTTGTGAGTCTGTAGCTTTTTGTTGAGCTGGAATCTATTTTTTAGTTAAAAAATTAGTGCTACTTAGGTGAACTAAAATCTTGTTGTCGGAGTGGAGATATACCAGGATTCATATGGCAGAACAACTATGAACTTGTGATTTACAACTACAAGAAACAAGCTGTTAGTGGGGGAGAAATCAAATAGATTTATTAATGCTTCCTGTTACATCTTACATGAACGGTCAAAATTTCTGACCGAGCCAGCGGGTTGATGCATAGAACTGATGTGAAATTTAGAGACGTGCGAGCATATATACACCGATCAGTACATGcgcgaaagaaaaaaaaattaggtagGGCGATTCGTATAACATACATataacatttaatatttatttttataattGCAAATTGTATTTTAGTGTGTTTGTTCGTATTTTTTTATAATTCTTATAACATTTTGTTTCTAACATTCATTATTtcaatatatttcatttaggTCTCTAGAAACATCTACATACTTACATACTTAACAAAATAGATATTCATGTTTGTTATACCTAAGTCgcatgatttttagttagagataagttgattgtTCAACCGTTAGATCTAGATGATGTTTTAAAATTCGTAACGAAAGGGAAGTGAGTGGTTTTGATACTATCGACCAAGAATTAAATCTTTTACTTAAAAATTCAGGCGCCTGAGATATGGACACACCCATAGATATTAAACAGggtaaatttcaagaaaccacGTTTTTGGCCCCGTCTCACTGGCTCGCAATTTTTGCTCATTTGCCAACGGAACCACATATTTTCGGTCTGACTGTATCAACTAGccacaatttttttacatCGATTAAACTAC
This is a stretch of genomic DNA from Brachypodium distachyon strain Bd21 chromosome 1, Brachypodium_distachyon_v3.0, whole genome shotgun sequence. It encodes these proteins:
- the LOC100842485 gene encoding probable pyridoxal 5'-phosphate synthase subunit PDX2; the protein is MAVVGVLALQGSYNEHMAALRRIGVKGVEVRKPEQLQGLDSLIIPGGESTTMAKLANYHNLFPALREFVGAGKPVWGTCAGLIFLANKAVGQKSGGQEFVGGLDCTVHRNFFGSQLQSFETELSVPMLAEKEGGSHTCRGVFIRAPGILEVGSDVEILADCPVPAGRASITITSGEGFEEGMYSKDRVIVAVRQGNILATAFHPELTSDSRWHRLFLDMDKGSHAKAFSALSLSTSSRDALSRSKSKPLDLPIFE